A single window of Sphaerodactylus townsendi isolate TG3544 linkage group LG03, MPM_Stown_v2.3, whole genome shotgun sequence DNA harbors:
- the LOC125429655 gene encoding uncharacterized protein LOC125429655 isoform X1 gives MAENPSKGCLIFDNWLEKDKKRNSRWRAMAPRIRLNIAKPLPTISEAREDILEDTLRNTKTFEKVNVNPESSGEDYLQSICQLAKPTFPVLPESQQKIQDIDKAEMLHKSHRVSETPKPVTKYKVTNTFLSVLSLERNILHHVKSYSRSREDPLEELYTDTQKTRYWRCPNSNEDIVSDSSQHSCHATSLYKSQEKNTGKKDTVSFPRLPSPRPSQRGNSCPELKRVQTQGKMPILEHVSYQKENDPLVINGKPIWLCPSQENQMDANILRCSQREHQALNTGAGPEKEQLKSFIHNQTIKKEASSRKGSTGFFHNSQKAVTCRWISEYQCAWKEAKVRACLLPAILES, from the exons ATGGCAGAGAATCCTTCAAAAGGCTGTTTGATTTTTGACAACTGGCTGGAGAAAGACAAGAAGAGAAACAGTAGATGGAGAG caaTGGCTCCCCGGATAAGACTGAATATAGCAAAGCCTCTCCCAACAATAAGTGAAGCCCGAGAAGATATTCTAGAAGACACATTGAGAAACACGAAAACCTTTGAAAAAGTAAATGTGAACCCAGAGTCTTCTGGTGAAGACTATCTTCAGTCTATCTGCCAGCTGGCAAAACCCACATTTCCAGTATTACCAGAAAGTCAGCAAAAAATCCAGGACATAGATAAAGCAGAAATGTTGCACAAGAGTCATAGAGTCTCAGAAACACCAAAACCCGTCACCAAATATAAAGTAACCAACACTTTTCTCAGTGTGCTATCATTGGAAAGGAATATTCTTCATCATGTCAAATCCTACTCTCGTTCTAGGGAAGATCCACTGGAAGAGCTATATACAGATACTCAGAAGACCCGTTACTGGAGATGTCCTAACAGCAATGAGGACATTGTTTCTGATTCTTCACAGCACAGTTGTCATGCAACAAGCCTATACAAATCTCAAGAAAAAAATACTGGTAAAAAAGATACAGTCAGTTTCCCCCGGCTTCCTTCCCCAAGACCGTCGCAGAGGGGCAACAGTTGCCCCGAGCTGAAGCGTGTACAAACCCAAGGGAAGATGCCAATTCTGGAACATGTCTCCTATCAAAAAGAAAATGATCCTCTTGTTATTAATGGGAAACCAATCTGGCTGTGCCCATCTCAAGAAAATCAAATGGATGCCAATATTTTGAGATGTTCACAAAGAGAACATCAGGCTCTGAATACAGGGGCAGGCCCTGAAAAAGAGCAACTGAAGTCTTTCATTCATAACCAAACTATAAAGAAAGAAGCAAGTAGTAGAAAAGGATCCACAGGGTTCTTCCACAATAGTCAGAAAGCCGTAACCTGTCGCTGGATTTCAGAATACCAGTGTGCTTGGAAGGAAGCAAAGGTCAGAGCATGCTTGCTCCCTGCTATTTTAGAATCATGA
- the LOC125429655 gene encoding uncharacterized protein LOC125429655 isoform X2, translating into MLSAMAPRIRLNIAKPLPTISEAREDILEDTLRNTKTFEKVNVNPESSGEDYLQSICQLAKPTFPVLPESQQKIQDIDKAEMLHKSHRVSETPKPVTKYKVTNTFLSVLSLERNILHHVKSYSRSREDPLEELYTDTQKTRYWRCPNSNEDIVSDSSQHSCHATSLYKSQEKNTGKKDTVSFPRLPSPRPSQRGNSCPELKRVQTQGKMPILEHVSYQKENDPLVINGKPIWLCPSQENQMDANILRCSQREHQALNTGAGPEKEQLKSFIHNQTIKKEASSRKGSTGFFHNSQKAVTCRWISEYQCAWKEAKVRACLLPAILES; encoded by the exons ATGCTCTCAG caaTGGCTCCCCGGATAAGACTGAATATAGCAAAGCCTCTCCCAACAATAAGTGAAGCCCGAGAAGATATTCTAGAAGACACATTGAGAAACACGAAAACCTTTGAAAAAGTAAATGTGAACCCAGAGTCTTCTGGTGAAGACTATCTTCAGTCTATCTGCCAGCTGGCAAAACCCACATTTCCAGTATTACCAGAAAGTCAGCAAAAAATCCAGGACATAGATAAAGCAGAAATGTTGCACAAGAGTCATAGAGTCTCAGAAACACCAAAACCCGTCACCAAATATAAAGTAACCAACACTTTTCTCAGTGTGCTATCATTGGAAAGGAATATTCTTCATCATGTCAAATCCTACTCTCGTTCTAGGGAAGATCCACTGGAAGAGCTATATACAGATACTCAGAAGACCCGTTACTGGAGATGTCCTAACAGCAATGAGGACATTGTTTCTGATTCTTCACAGCACAGTTGTCATGCAACAAGCCTATACAAATCTCAAGAAAAAAATACTGGTAAAAAAGATACAGTCAGTTTCCCCCGGCTTCCTTCCCCAAGACCGTCGCAGAGGGGCAACAGTTGCCCCGAGCTGAAGCGTGTACAAACCCAAGGGAAGATGCCAATTCTGGAACATGTCTCCTATCAAAAAGAAAATGATCCTCTTGTTATTAATGGGAAACCAATCTGGCTGTGCCCATCTCAAGAAAATCAAATGGATGCCAATATTTTGAGATGTTCACAAAGAGAACATCAGGCTCTGAATACAGGGGCAGGCCCTGAAAAAGAGCAACTGAAGTCTTTCATTCATAACCAAACTATAAAGAAAGAAGCAAGTAGTAGAAAAGGATCCACAGGGTTCTTCCACAATAGTCAGAAAGCCGTAACCTGTCGCTGGATTTCAGAATACCAGTGTGCTTGGAAGGAAGCAAAGGTCAGAGCATGCTTGCTCCCTGCTATTTTAGAATCATGA
- the LOC125429655 gene encoding uncharacterized protein LOC125429655 isoform X3 has translation MAPRIRLNIAKPLPTISEAREDILEDTLRNTKTFEKVNVNPESSGEDYLQSICQLAKPTFPVLPESQQKIQDIDKAEMLHKSHRVSETPKPVTKYKVTNTFLSVLSLERNILHHVKSYSRSREDPLEELYTDTQKTRYWRCPNSNEDIVSDSSQHSCHATSLYKSQEKNTGKKDTVSFPRLPSPRPSQRGNSCPELKRVQTQGKMPILEHVSYQKENDPLVINGKPIWLCPSQENQMDANILRCSQREHQALNTGAGPEKEQLKSFIHNQTIKKEASSRKGSTGFFHNSQKAVTCRWISEYQCAWKEAKVRACLLPAILES, from the coding sequence aTGGCTCCCCGGATAAGACTGAATATAGCAAAGCCTCTCCCAACAATAAGTGAAGCCCGAGAAGATATTCTAGAAGACACATTGAGAAACACGAAAACCTTTGAAAAAGTAAATGTGAACCCAGAGTCTTCTGGTGAAGACTATCTTCAGTCTATCTGCCAGCTGGCAAAACCCACATTTCCAGTATTACCAGAAAGTCAGCAAAAAATCCAGGACATAGATAAAGCAGAAATGTTGCACAAGAGTCATAGAGTCTCAGAAACACCAAAACCCGTCACCAAATATAAAGTAACCAACACTTTTCTCAGTGTGCTATCATTGGAAAGGAATATTCTTCATCATGTCAAATCCTACTCTCGTTCTAGGGAAGATCCACTGGAAGAGCTATATACAGATACTCAGAAGACCCGTTACTGGAGATGTCCTAACAGCAATGAGGACATTGTTTCTGATTCTTCACAGCACAGTTGTCATGCAACAAGCCTATACAAATCTCAAGAAAAAAATACTGGTAAAAAAGATACAGTCAGTTTCCCCCGGCTTCCTTCCCCAAGACCGTCGCAGAGGGGCAACAGTTGCCCCGAGCTGAAGCGTGTACAAACCCAAGGGAAGATGCCAATTCTGGAACATGTCTCCTATCAAAAAGAAAATGATCCTCTTGTTATTAATGGGAAACCAATCTGGCTGTGCCCATCTCAAGAAAATCAAATGGATGCCAATATTTTGAGATGTTCACAAAGAGAACATCAGGCTCTGAATACAGGGGCAGGCCCTGAAAAAGAGCAACTGAAGTCTTTCATTCATAACCAAACTATAAAGAAAGAAGCAAGTAGTAGAAAAGGATCCACAGGGTTCTTCCACAATAGTCAGAAAGCCGTAACCTGTCGCTGGATTTCAGAATACCAGTGTGCTTGGAAGGAAGCAAAGGTCAGAGCATGCTTGCTCCCTGCTATTTTAGAATCATGA